A part of Flavobacteriaceae bacterium GSB9 genomic DNA contains:
- a CDS encoding beta-galactosidase yields MTRLNEKLKALFFLFITLNSFSVISQETEKIFLSGKDFKNPVKWEFMCSGGRNSNTWTTINVPSNWELEGFGEYTYGRWYKELDQKEPSKEEGFYKYKFNVPLGYNGKNLKIVFGGAMTDTEVKINGKLAGEIHQGGFYEFEYDISDLLKYGSENILEVHVSKHSANNSVNNAERKTDWWLFGGIYRPVWLEVSPKTYIDHVAVDAKMDGSLRADLNLVNILKNTTIEASISPIGSDQKFETFIFNLKENEIFQTLNAQWKGVKPWSPESPNLYTLTLSLKQNGDVLHTSKTKIGFRTLEFLKKDGIYVNGKKILMKGINRHTIWPESGRSTDKDISVLDVNLLKDMNMNAVRFHYPPDDHFLEVCDSLGLFVLNEVAGWQNGYDTKTGTKLIKETVKRDVNHPSVIIWDHGNEGGWNYEIDHVFHIYDPQKRIVIHPWADFNGWDTHHYPTYLTGMHRFNNGESVFFPTETMHGTYDNGIGAGLEDFWKRYKQSPLFAGSFLWAMLDEAVLRTDWTGEQKYDSKGNLAADGVLGPHREKEGSFYTVKEVWSPIQFQPKMITSKFDGSFLITNEYIYTNLNECKLEYRVLQSPENAIYSEGNANIIAGNFIDVKSVEPGETRKINFDLPGNFFEGDWLEITAHDKYGREIYTWSWPIHRAPYYANKFISKAKSRKSAKASKADTEVLLESELVSVKLNTSTGEIVNIENKNGNVPFVNGPKPIGMKAEVESVFVKNTDDAAICIIKYVGGIDTATWTLFSDGRLKLELILLKNAGRNSGFDGAFFEGAINKFGITFDFPEEGVEGLKWFGNGPYHVWKNRIKGTTLGLWEKDYNNTITGESFENLVYPEFKGYHANFIAGNLKTKHGDFKFFSENDKLFLRLFTPDLPKNAVSKTFPQPRFPEGNLSFMYEIPAMRAFKPLEHQGPESQPTNIRIKNGDDGIPMTLWFDFRNN; encoded by the coding sequence ATGACTAGACTAAACGAAAAACTTAAGGCACTATTCTTTCTTTTTATTACTTTGAATAGTTTTAGTGTGATTTCACAAGAAACTGAAAAAATATTCCTTTCTGGAAAAGATTTTAAAAATCCCGTTAAGTGGGAGTTTATGTGTAGCGGTGGTCGTAACAGTAATACTTGGACCACCATAAATGTACCCTCTAACTGGGAATTGGAAGGTTTTGGTGAATACACCTATGGGCGTTGGTATAAAGAACTGGACCAAAAAGAACCGAGTAAGGAAGAAGGGTTTTATAAATATAAGTTTAATGTTCCGTTAGGTTACAATGGCAAAAACTTAAAAATTGTTTTTGGTGGAGCCATGACCGATACTGAAGTGAAAATAAACGGAAAACTTGCAGGAGAAATTCATCAAGGTGGATTTTATGAGTTTGAGTATGACATTAGTGACCTTTTAAAGTACGGTTCAGAAAATATCTTAGAGGTACATGTATCAAAACACTCTGCAAACAATTCGGTTAATAATGCAGAGCGGAAAACCGATTGGTGGTTGTTTGGTGGAATATATCGCCCTGTTTGGTTAGAGGTTTCGCCCAAAACATATATAGACCATGTTGCGGTTGATGCCAAAATGGATGGTTCGTTAAGAGCTGATTTAAACCTAGTAAACATACTGAAAAACACCACTATTGAAGCTAGTATCTCACCAATAGGAAGCGATCAAAAATTTGAGACTTTCATTTTTAACCTAAAAGAAAATGAAATTTTTCAAACTTTAAACGCACAATGGAAAGGCGTAAAACCATGGAGTCCAGAATCTCCTAATTTATACACATTAACCTTGTCCTTAAAACAGAATGGAGATGTTTTGCATACAAGTAAAACAAAGATAGGTTTCAGGACACTTGAATTCTTGAAAAAAGACGGTATTTATGTGAATGGCAAAAAAATATTGATGAAAGGCATAAATCGCCATACCATTTGGCCAGAGTCGGGAAGAAGCACCGATAAAGACATTAGTGTTTTAGATGTCAATCTATTGAAGGATATGAATATGAACGCGGTGCGTTTTCATTATCCTCCAGACGACCATTTTTTGGAAGTTTGCGATTCCCTTGGTCTTTTTGTTTTAAACGAGGTTGCAGGGTGGCAAAACGGATACGACACAAAAACAGGAACAAAACTTATAAAAGAAACTGTTAAAAGAGATGTCAATCATCCATCGGTTATTATTTGGGATCATGGCAATGAAGGCGGCTGGAATTATGAGATAGACCATGTATTTCATATTTACGACCCACAAAAACGTATAGTTATTCATCCGTGGGCCGATTTTAACGGCTGGGACACACATCACTACCCAACCTACTTAACGGGCATGCACCGTTTTAACAACGGTGAAAGCGTATTTTTTCCTACAGAAACCATGCACGGTACCTACGATAACGGGATTGGAGCAGGATTGGAAGACTTTTGGAAGCGCTATAAACAAAGTCCGTTGTTCGCCGGTTCATTTCTTTGGGCCATGTTGGATGAGGCCGTATTAAGAACCGATTGGACAGGGGAGCAAAAATACGACTCTAAAGGTAATCTGGCTGCTGATGGCGTTTTGGGACCTCACAGAGAAAAAGAAGGCAGCTTTTATACCGTAAAAGAAGTTTGGTCGCCCATTCAGTTTCAGCCAAAAATGATTACTTCCAAATTTGATGGTTCGTTTTTAATTACTAACGAATACATTTATACGAATCTTAATGAATGTAAGTTGGAGTATAGAGTTTTACAATCTCCGGAAAATGCGATTTATTCAGAAGGAAATGCTAATATTATTGCGGGAAACTTTATTGATGTTAAAAGTGTAGAACCAGGGGAAACCAGAAAAATAAATTTTGATTTACCAGGTAATTTTTTTGAAGGTGATTGGTTGGAAATTACGGCGCATGATAAATATGGTAGAGAAATCTACACATGGTCATGGCCAATTCACAGGGCACCGTATTACGCCAATAAATTCATTTCCAAAGCTAAATCGAGAAAATCGGCCAAAGCTTCAAAAGCAGACACAGAGGTTTTATTAGAATCCGAGTTGGTTTCTGTTAAGTTAAATACATCCACAGGTGAGATTGTTAACATAGAAAACAAAAACGGCAATGTACCTTTTGTAAATGGTCCAAAGCCTATAGGTATGAAAGCAGAAGTGGAATCGGTTTTTGTTAAAAATACTGACGATGCGGCGATTTGCATTATAAAGTATGTAGGTGGTATTGATACGGCAACGTGGACTTTATTTAGTGATGGAAGATTAAAACTAGAATTGATTTTATTAAAAAATGCTGGAAGGAATAGTGGTTTCGATGGCGCCTTTTTTGAAGGAGCTATTAATAAATTTGGAATAACTTTTGATTTTCCTGAAGAGGGGGTTGAAGGCTTAAAATGGTTTGGTAATGGGCCTTACCATGTTTGGAAAAATAGAATAAAGGGTACAACGCTAGGTCTTTGGGAGAAAGATTACAACAATACCATTACAGGTGAAAGTTTTGAAAATCTAGTTTATCCTGAGTTTAAAGGGTATCACGCCAATTTTATTGCAGGCAACTTAAAAACAAAGCATGGTGATTTTAAATTTTTCAGTGAAAACGATAAGTTGTTTTTAAGGTTATTTACACCCGATTTGCCAAAAAATGCGGTATCCAAAACCTTTCCACAACCGCGTTTCCCCGAAGGTAACCTTTCGTTTATGTACGAAATACCAGCTATGCGAGCATTTAAACCTTTAGAGCACCAAGGTCCAGAAAGTCAGCCTACCAATATTAGAATAAAAAATGGAGACGACGGCATACCTATGACGCTCTGGTTCGATTTTAGAAACAACTAA
- a CDS encoding fasciclin domain-containing protein yields MNKKTLYYLFYLPLVFFLASCSSKEEFDAYYARPDNLEQPIFQQLEARGNFTNLTALIEKAGYKDILGKSGYWTMMAPNDEAFKDFFQEQGISGITSIDSTTASKIVRFALIYNAFRTERLSDYQSRIGWEEDNAFRRRTAYYDGFQTKTVDGSEIVVAGSNRNNEPGADYYIPGDNNNKYISYFVTEYMDALGLSAFDYQYFYPDETYTGFNVLGAATVQADIVAENGIIHEVDKVSLPLVNLDQKLEQSSNYSLFRQMLEDNLVEYVFDQDATDTYRNFTRKSDEVYVKVYDPALFFSPNNENYIKEADNDGQSDAYTLFAPENTVLQKFVDEVLLKNYPALDKLPKYVYEDFFNAHMVQNAAWPSQLSTYSNGLEEDMRFDLNADIREAEVLSNGFFYGTSKVQESNLFFSVYTSAYLDPDFTLATRLYNDGSGYREIISNLGGRYTLFLPSDEVLLEHGYDYNINREEWVYTDPETGNVVSGTLARSRMLRIMYNGIVPTPNDEMNDLSGSGVIRTGDFDLAGEYIKWENNQVWAAGNEKIEIIGGEVLQEEKRVNVLGYEDQRNGRTYYIDDIIEFTEVPPGFKLFDLALKNPDYLSFFFYLYSSSLFDQTTGAIDGVELGTSYTFVIPNQAAMAQAVADGVLPANNNPSSPEEKEQVESFIKYHILATRTASDDGLVNGQIETLRRDFEGNKTYINIVSAPGELSFIDSANREAAYISSVSNNLADRSLIHLVDNYLLYTE; encoded by the coding sequence ATGAATAAGAAAACACTTTATTATTTGTTTTACTTGCCTCTTGTTTTTTTTCTTGCTAGTTGTAGTAGCAAAGAAGAGTTCGATGCATATTACGCAAGACCAGATAATCTTGAGCAGCCTATTTTTCAGCAGTTAGAAGCGCGAGGTAATTTCACCAACTTAACGGCTTTAATAGAAAAGGCGGGTTACAAGGATATTTTAGGTAAATCAGGTTATTGGACCATGATGGCGCCTAATGATGAGGCTTTTAAAGATTTTTTTCAAGAACAAGGTATATCTGGTATAACCAGTATTGACTCCACAACGGCCTCAAAAATAGTAAGGTTCGCCTTGATTTATAATGCTTTTCGTACTGAAAGGCTCTCTGATTACCAATCTAGAATAGGTTGGGAAGAAGATAATGCCTTTAGAAGGAGAACGGCTTACTACGATGGTTTCCAAACCAAAACAGTAGATGGCAGTGAAATAGTAGTTGCTGGTTCTAACCGTAACAATGAGCCTGGTGCAGATTATTATATCCCTGGTGACAACAATAATAAGTACATATCTTATTTTGTGACCGAGTATATGGATGCTTTAGGTTTAAGTGCATTTGATTATCAGTATTTCTATCCAGACGAAACCTACACAGGTTTTAATGTTTTGGGGGCGGCAACAGTTCAGGCCGATATTGTAGCCGAAAATGGAATTATTCACGAGGTCGATAAAGTGTCTTTGCCTCTTGTTAACTTAGATCAAAAATTAGAGCAGAGTTCAAACTACAGTTTGTTTAGGCAGATGCTCGAAGACAATTTAGTAGAATACGTCTTTGATCAAGACGCTACCGATACTTACCGAAATTTCACAAGAAAATCAGACGAAGTTTATGTTAAGGTTTATGACCCCGCATTGTTCTTCTCACCAAACAACGAAAATTATATAAAAGAAGCTGATAATGATGGGCAAAGTGATGCTTATACGTTGTTCGCTCCTGAAAATACAGTACTTCAAAAGTTTGTAGATGAGGTGTTGTTGAAAAATTACCCAGCGTTAGATAAATTGCCTAAGTACGTTTACGAAGATTTTTTCAATGCGCATATGGTACAAAATGCCGCATGGCCATCTCAGTTGTCTACTTACAGTAATGGTCTTGAAGAAGATATGCGTTTCGATTTAAATGCCGATATAAGAGAAGCAGAAGTGTTGAGTAACGGGTTTTTCTATGGTACAAGTAAAGTGCAGGAGTCTAACTTATTCTTTAGCGTTTATACATCGGCATATTTGGATCCCGATTTTACTTTGGCCACGCGTCTTTATAACGATGGTTCTGGTTACCGTGAAATTATAAGTAATCTTGGAGGTAGATATACCTTGTTTTTACCGTCAGACGAAGTTTTGCTCGAGCATGGCTATGATTACAATATTAATAGAGAAGAATGGGTATACACAGATCCAGAAACTGGAAATGTGGTTTCGGGCACATTGGCTAGGTCTCGCATGTTGCGTATAATGTATAACGGAATTGTGCCAACACCTAACGATGAAATGAATGATCTATCTGGTTCAGGCGTTATTCGAACAGGAGATTTTGATTTAGCTGGGGAATACATTAAGTGGGAAAATAACCAAGTTTGGGCTGCAGGTAATGAAAAGATTGAAATTATTGGAGGAGAAGTTCTTCAAGAGGAAAAACGAGTTAATGTCTTAGGATATGAGGATCAACGCAACGGGAGGACTTATTATATTGATGATATCATTGAATTTACAGAAGTTCCTCCAGGGTTTAAGTTATTTGATCTGGCCTTAAAAAACCCAGATTATTTAAGTTTCTTCTTTTACCTGTATAGTTCTTCTTTATTTGATCAAACTACAGGCGCCATTGATGGTGTAGAATTGGGTACATCTTATACATTTGTCATTCCTAATCAAGCAGCTATGGCGCAAGCTGTTGCAGATGGTGTGTTGCCAGCAAACAATAACCCATCATCTCCAGAAGAAAAAGAGCAAGTAGAATCTTTCATAAAGTATCATATATTGGCAACTCGTACAGCTTCTGATGACGGATTAGTCAATGGCCAAATCGAGACTTTGCGTAGAGATTTCGAAGGCAATAAAACATATATTAATATAGTGAGTGCTCCCGGTGAATTGAGTTTTATAGACTCTGCCAACCGAGAAGCAGCCTATATATCTAGCGTAAGCAACAATCTAGCTGACCGCAGTTTAATTCACTTAGTAGATAATTATCTTTTATACACGGAATAA
- a CDS encoding rhamnogalacturonan acetylesterase, translating into MKIIKYLTLLLLTISFSNCAQQSTTKPTVYTVGDSTVKNGRGDGYGGLWGWGDFIGQFLDTTKVKVENHALGGTSSRTYQNLGLWDTVNNKLKKGDYVLIQFGHNDNGPVNDTIRARGTIKGIGEETEEIDNMITGEHEIVHSYGWYIEKIVKDAKAKGAIPVVMSPIPRNDWKNGMVPRNNKSYGLWAKQIAERNGVTFIDLNDKMASKLERFGEQKVTGTYFYKRDHTHTSARGAVMAASLITEGLKESENSLKDYILGNPEIKLPEKKNIFLIGDSTMASSSNPNTIGWGMAFPKFCDTMQVNVINKARGGRSTRTFIYEGLWDEAKKEFQKGDVVFIQFGHNDAGNIDKKKYRGSLKGMGDETQEVNRDSITEIVHTYGWYMKKMINDVKEKGALPVVLSLTPRNEWPNGIVEQRHDTYVKWAREAAEAEDAIFIDLSNAVAEKYQELGKDKVKDFFPKDHTHTGLEGATFTANTLAEILKKHKQIGLRGAVYPSY; encoded by the coding sequence ATGAAGATTATAAAATACTTAACACTTCTACTTCTAACGATTTCATTTTCTAATTGCGCACAGCAAAGTACGACCAAACCAACGGTTTATACGGTTGGAGACTCCACCGTTAAAAACGGACGAGGAGATGGTTATGGTGGTCTATGGGGCTGGGGCGATTTTATAGGCCAGTTTTTAGACACAACCAAAGTTAAAGTTGAGAACCATGCACTAGGAGGGACAAGCAGTAGAACCTACCAAAACCTTGGGCTTTGGGACACGGTTAACAATAAGCTAAAAAAGGGCGATTATGTGCTCATTCAGTTTGGGCATAACGATAACGGACCTGTTAACGATACGATTAGAGCTAGAGGAACGATCAAAGGGATTGGTGAGGAAACCGAAGAAATTGATAATATGATAACCGGTGAACACGAAATTGTGCATAGCTATGGTTGGTATATTGAAAAAATAGTTAAAGACGCTAAGGCAAAAGGAGCAATTCCTGTTGTTATGTCACCAATACCAAGAAATGATTGGAAAAATGGAATGGTGCCAAGAAATAATAAATCTTATGGGCTTTGGGCAAAACAAATTGCTGAAAGGAACGGCGTTACGTTTATAGATTTAAACGATAAAATGGCTTCAAAACTAGAGCGTTTTGGAGAACAAAAGGTTACGGGAACTTATTTTTACAAACGAGACCATACCCATACGTCGGCTAGAGGCGCTGTAATGGCAGCATCATTAATAACTGAAGGTTTAAAAGAAAGTGAAAATTCTTTAAAAGATTACATTTTGGGGAATCCTGAAATTAAATTACCCGAAAAAAAGAATATTTTTCTAATAGGCGATTCAACCATGGCAAGCAGCAGTAACCCAAATACTATTGGTTGGGGTATGGCATTTCCTAAATTTTGTGACACTATGCAGGTAAACGTTATCAATAAGGCTAGAGGAGGCAGAAGCACAAGAACTTTTATTTACGAAGGATTGTGGGATGAAGCTAAAAAAGAGTTCCAAAAGGGTGATGTCGTATTTATACAATTTGGGCACAATGACGCGGGCAATATTGATAAAAAGAAATATAGAGGCTCGTTAAAAGGCATGGGAGACGAGACGCAAGAAGTGAATAGAGATAGTATAACCGAAATAGTGCATACATATGGATGGTACATGAAAAAGATGATAAATGATGTTAAAGAAAAAGGAGCACTACCCGTAGTATTGAGTCTAACCCCCAGAAACGAATGGCCAAACGGTATTGTTGAGCAGCGCCATGATACTTATGTGAAATGGGCTCGGGAAGCCGCTGAAGCTGAAGATGCTATTTTTATAGATTTAAGTAATGCCGTTGCAGAGAAATATCAAGAATTGGGGAAAGACAAGGTGAAAGATTTTTTTCCTAAAGATCATACACATACAGGGCTGGAGGGCGCTACGTTTACAGCTAACACTCTAGCAGAAATTTTAAAAAAGCATAAACAGATTGGCTTAAGGGGTGCCGTATATCCATCTTATTAA
- a CDS encoding SusC/RagA family TonB-linked outer membrane protein — translation MKYNITNLFYRFSFIVIFMSTLQLAAQDSDVIRGQVLDAASKQPLPGATVIEQDAENRTITGVVTDFDGNFAILVKNTNNKLVVSSMGFTPQTLTIGSKRNFVVNMVENIEGLEEIVISATKTPESGLLNIAARDLTTSAVTISASDVENTQAASIDEALQGRIAGVDITANSGDPGAGMQIRIRGTSSITGSSDPLVVVDGMPFETAIPEDFNFGSADEQGYAALLNVAPSDIESITILKDAAATAMWGARAAAGVLIINTKRGSVGKPKIGYNFIGTYSKLPRTIPMLSGDQYSILIPEAFMNRTGTPLNTLTVKEFQYDPQEVYWYKNYGNNTNWVDAISQTGITGDHNLSLQGGGDRARYFASVGYYNSKGVTKGTGFERVSGRLNLDYVVSDRIRFKADVAYTNSVTQRNYVNTFGSSDRDRLRSVAYSKMPNMGIYEYDDLGDITPNYFSPSQNIQGRYPNTYNPVALAEYATNEQTEFRIVPKFQLKIDLIPSKLISTFDLQFDFSSTKAKSFLPQNATGRPFTETVVNRASDSDIDRASVQSKTNFIYTPDLGSSDHKLQTILSIQTNDSRFASHEALTSNTASVFLTDPSVPSRTQNSELRLFNGNSQTRSVAALVNAQYSLLDRYIVNVGLRGDGSSKFGPDNRYGLFPSVSTRWRVSGEPFMDDVEFVDDFSFRASLGQSGRTPRNDYRYFNIYGNFDTEYLGQNGVFSANMELSNLRWETLTGKNLGLNLQMFDHRFQIDVDVYQNRTKDLLFRNLAIPTISGYSGISDQNVGTLDNQGWEVGLFTTPIKTDKWKVDFNFNISRNENIIREISEFFPSESGNASSNGSYKRFLQTDNPFGSFYGYRFKGVYPDLASTRARDANGDVILSPNGEEVYMRFNYPSIDYVFQPGDAIYEDINKDGNIDSRDVVYLGNSNPKFSGGFGPNITFDKKYKLMLFFTYRLDYDIINGTDMVTTNMYSFDNQSSATLSRWRNPGDITNMPRAVYGAAYNWLGSDRYVEDASFLRWRSATFSYQFDKEFLKKIKLDDLSVYFTADNIMTFTKYKGQDPEQSMRGGDPFGIAIDYSRTPPTRRFTIGLRTRF, via the coding sequence ATGAAATATAACATTACCAACTTATTTTACCGTTTTTCATTTATCGTAATTTTTATGTCGACTTTGCAGCTTGCTGCCCAAGACTCAGACGTAATAAGAGGGCAGGTATTGGATGCTGCTAGCAAGCAACCGCTTCCAGGAGCCACCGTGATAGAGCAAGATGCAGAAAATAGAACAATTACTGGTGTTGTAACCGATTTTGATGGGAATTTTGCAATTTTAGTTAAAAACACTAATAATAAATTAGTTGTTTCTTCAATGGGATTCACACCTCAAACATTAACCATAGGGTCTAAAAGAAACTTTGTAGTAAATATGGTTGAAAACATTGAAGGCTTAGAAGAAATTGTAATTAGTGCTACCAAAACACCAGAAAGTGGTCTTTTAAATATCGCAGCGAGAGATTTAACTACTAGCGCAGTTACAATTAGTGCTTCCGATGTAGAAAATACGCAAGCGGCATCTATTGATGAGGCGCTTCAAGGTAGAATTGCCGGAGTTGACATAACGGCCAATTCTGGTGACCCTGGAGCCGGTATGCAAATCAGAATTAGGGGTACGTCTTCAATTACAGGATCTTCCGATCCATTAGTGGTTGTTGATGGTATGCCTTTTGAAACAGCCATACCCGAAGATTTTAACTTTGGATCTGCTGATGAACAAGGCTATGCTGCCCTTTTAAATGTAGCTCCTAGTGATATTGAGAGTATTACCATTTTAAAAGATGCCGCTGCGACAGCGATGTGGGGAGCACGTGCAGCCGCCGGAGTATTGATTATCAATACAAAGAGGGGGTCAGTAGGTAAACCTAAAATAGGTTACAACTTTATAGGAACCTATTCTAAATTGCCTAGAACAATTCCAATGTTGAGTGGTGACCAATATTCAATTTTAATTCCTGAAGCGTTCATGAACCGAACAGGAACGCCTTTAAATACGCTAACTGTAAAAGAATTTCAATACGATCCCCAAGAAGTATATTGGTACAAAAATTATGGAAACAATACCAACTGGGTTGACGCAATTTCGCAAACTGGTATTACTGGAGACCATAATTTGTCTTTACAAGGTGGTGGTGATAGAGCTCGATATTTTGCCTCTGTTGGATACTATAATTCTAAAGGTGTGACCAAGGGAACTGGTTTTGAGCGTGTTTCTGGTCGTTTAAATTTAGATTATGTGGTATCAGACCGCATACGGTTTAAGGCCGATGTTGCTTATACCAATTCTGTAACCCAAAGAAACTATGTAAACACCTTTGGTTCTAGCGATAGAGATAGGTTAAGAAGTGTAGCCTATTCTAAAATGCCAAATATGGGTATTTATGAATATGATGATTTAGGCGATATCACACCAAATTATTTCTCTCCGTCACAAAATATTCAAGGGCGATATCCTAACACGTATAACCCTGTTGCGTTGGCTGAGTATGCCACCAACGAGCAAACAGAATTTAGAATTGTTCCTAAATTTCAATTAAAAATAGATTTAATTCCTAGTAAATTAATTTCTACTTTTGATTTACAGTTTGATTTCAGTAGTACAAAGGCGAAATCGTTCTTGCCTCAAAATGCTACAGGTCGTCCATTTACAGAAACGGTAGTGAACCGCGCATCAGATTCTGATATCGATAGAGCTAGTGTACAATCGAAAACAAATTTTATCTATACACCAGATTTAGGTAGTTCAGACCATAAACTACAAACAATTTTATCTATACAAACCAATGATTCTAGGTTTGCATCACATGAGGCCTTAACATCAAATACGGCTTCTGTATTTTTAACCGATCCTTCTGTACCTTCTAGAACGCAAAATTCAGAATTAAGATTGTTTAATGGAAACAGTCAGACACGAAGTGTAGCTGCGCTTGTTAATGCGCAGTACAGTTTACTAGATCGTTATATAGTAAATGTTGGACTTAGAGGTGATGGAAGTTCTAAATTTGGGCCAGATAACCGATATGGACTATTCCCTTCTGTCTCTACACGTTGGAGGGTTTCTGGAGAACCTTTTATGGACGATGTTGAGTTTGTAGATGATTTTAGTTTTCGAGCTAGTTTAGGGCAATCAGGCCGAACACCTCGTAACGATTATAGATACTTTAATATTTATGGAAACTTTGATACTGAGTATTTAGGTCAGAATGGTGTGTTCTCAGCGAATATGGAATTATCTAATTTGAGATGGGAGACTTTAACAGGAAAAAACTTAGGATTAAACTTGCAAATGTTTGATCATCGTTTCCAGATTGATGTAGATGTTTATCAGAACCGAACAAAAGACCTTCTTTTTAGAAACCTAGCAATTCCAACAATATCTGGTTACTCTGGAATATCTGACCAAAATGTTGGTACACTTGATAATCAAGGGTGGGAAGTAGGTTTGTTTACTACGCCAATTAAAACAGATAAATGGAAAGTTGATTTCAATTTCAACATTTCTAGAAATGAAAACATTATACGCGAAATTTCTGAGTTTTTTCCTAGCGAAAGTGGAAATGCTTCAAGTAATGGGTCTTACAAAAGGTTCTTGCAAACCGATAACCCATTTGGCTCTTTCTATGGCTATCGTTTTAAAGGTGTTTATCCAGATTTGGCTTCTACTAGAGCGAGAGATGCTAACGGAGATGTTATTCTTAGTCCTAACGGTGAGGAAGTTTACATGCGTTTTAACTACCCAAGTATAGATTATGTTTTTCAGCCGGGTGATGCCATTTATGAAGATATTAACAAGGACGGTAATATCGATAGTCGAGATGTCGTTTACTTGGGTAATAGTAACCCTAAGTTTTCAGGAGGTTTTGGACCTAACATAACTTTTGACAAAAAGTATAAACTCATGCTGTTCTTCACTTATAGATTAGATTATGATATCATTAATGGAACAGATATGGTAACAACCAATATGTATTCTTTTGACAACCAAAGTTCGGCAACCTTATCTCGTTGGAGAAACCCAGGGGATATCACCAATATGCCACGTGCGGTATACGGTGCAGCATACAACTGGTTGGGGTCTGACCGTTATGTTGAAGATGCTTCTTTTTTACGTTGGAGATCAGCAACTTTTAGTTATCAATTTGATAAAGAATTCCTGAAGAAAATAAAGTTAGATGACTTAAGTGTCTATTTCACAGCAGATAATATAATGACATTTACAAAATACAAAGGACAGGATCCGGAGCAGAGTATGAGAGGAGGAGACCCTTTTGGGATAGCCATAGATTATTCCAGAACACCACCAACGCGTAGATTTACAATAGGTCTAAGAACCAGATTTTAA